A part of Melittangium boletus DSM 14713 genomic DNA contains:
- a CDS encoding M1 family metallopeptidase → MRWLPLLLLALVCLRCTHAPETHPVSEAPRAPAADWPEPQPPALRLPDTVRPVRYALDLTLLPAEPTYSGTVTIDLDVRESTRQVWLHAQGLTLTQAHVLAGGRTLEARTVDADEGRLGVLLPETLAAGQAQLVLSFTGQADRTRSQGLYAVEEGGEHYLYTVFEPLDARRAFPCFDEPGFKVPWRLRFTVKQEHVALANHAIVSEEPLPGGLKRVTFADSRPMPSYLVAFMVGPFDVVDAGSIGRAHVPLRFIVPRGRGPETAYAARVTPRIITLLEDFFDQTYPYEKLDVAVVPRFWGTMEHPGLVALGQPLTLIRPGEETPERRQRYVNIAIHELGHYWFSAMLTCRWWDDIWLNESFTSWLDQKITDQFDPAWRFGVESRTNALFAAMQVDALTTTPPLRKPITSNADIHGVFDGGTTYSKGAALLGQLEGWLGEAPLRETLRHYVREHEWGSVTSEDFLTALRTHLTPDAERVLRGYLDQPGVPRVSAELQCTPGKAPRLRLAQERFLRAGATDSTPRLWSIPVCVRAEGRDARACTLLTTATGELELPGSTCPSWVLLNKGGTGYYRSGYTSEQISRLGALRPGTLTLQERLLFLADVKAGVDRGDLLAGEAFGLVPATAADPDRLIIQRGSLLAMYPAERLPEDVRPLYRAWLRALYGARARAMGWKPRPGESDDEKELRSLLLYRAAIQGEDPVLSQEARALTRAWLKDREALSQETAQLALQVAARGGDKALFDTLLAQARATQDPTERGELLGALGNFREPALVKQALALVAGDTFDARDTVGILRTALFNPEAKTQAWRFYRDNFDLLAGRMRSDEANGLLFLVGFLCDDTTRAEAETFLTPRISRIEGGARSLTRALESIRLCVESNRRQQPSVVEFLKNRAQAKSAEH, encoded by the coding sequence ATGCGCTGGCTCCCGCTCCTCCTCCTCGCACTCGTCTGTCTCCGGTGTACCCATGCGCCCGAGACCCACCCGGTCTCCGAGGCGCCTCGTGCCCCCGCGGCCGACTGGCCCGAGCCCCAGCCCCCCGCGCTGCGCCTGCCCGACACGGTGCGGCCGGTGCGCTACGCGTTGGACCTGACGCTCCTGCCCGCGGAGCCCACCTACTCCGGTACCGTCACCATCGACCTGGACGTGCGCGAGTCCACGCGGCAGGTGTGGTTGCACGCCCAGGGCCTCACCCTCACCCAGGCGCACGTGCTCGCCGGGGGCCGCACCCTGGAGGCGCGGACCGTGGACGCGGACGAGGGCCGGTTGGGCGTGCTGCTGCCGGAAACGCTCGCCGCCGGACAGGCCCAGCTCGTGCTCTCCTTCACCGGCCAGGCGGATCGCACGCGCAGCCAGGGCCTCTACGCCGTGGAGGAAGGCGGCGAGCACTACCTCTATACGGTCTTCGAGCCCCTCGACGCGCGGCGCGCCTTCCCGTGCTTCGACGAGCCGGGCTTCAAGGTGCCCTGGCGGCTGCGCTTCACGGTGAAGCAGGAGCACGTGGCGCTCGCCAACCACGCCATCGTCTCCGAGGAGCCCCTGCCCGGCGGGCTCAAGCGCGTCACCTTCGCCGATAGCCGGCCCATGCCCAGCTACCTCGTGGCCTTCATGGTGGGCCCCTTCGACGTGGTGGACGCGGGAAGCATCGGGCGGGCCCACGTGCCCCTGCGCTTCATCGTGCCGCGCGGCCGGGGCCCCGAGACGGCCTACGCCGCCCGCGTCACGCCCCGCATCATCACCCTGCTCGAGGACTTCTTCGATCAGACCTACCCCTACGAGAAGCTCGACGTGGCGGTGGTGCCGCGCTTCTGGGGCACCATGGAACACCCGGGCCTCGTCGCGCTCGGCCAGCCCCTCACCCTCATCCGCCCCGGTGAGGAGACCCCCGAGCGCCGCCAGCGCTACGTGAACATCGCCATCCATGAGCTGGGCCACTACTGGTTCAGCGCCATGCTCACCTGCCGCTGGTGGGACGACATCTGGCTCAACGAGTCCTTCACCTCCTGGCTCGATCAGAAGATCACCGACCAGTTCGACCCCGCCTGGCGCTTCGGCGTGGAGTCGCGGACCAACGCCCTCTTCGCCGCGATGCAGGTGGACGCGCTCACCACCACGCCCCCCCTGCGCAAACCCATCACCAGCAACGCCGACATCCACGGCGTCTTCGACGGTGGCACCACCTATTCCAAGGGCGCGGCCCTGCTCGGTCAGTTGGAGGGATGGCTCGGCGAGGCCCCCTTGCGCGAGACCCTGCGCCACTATGTGCGCGAGCACGAGTGGGGCAGTGTCACCTCCGAGGACTTCCTCACCGCCCTGCGCACGCACCTGACGCCCGACGCGGAGCGCGTCCTGCGCGGATACCTGGATCAACCGGGCGTCCCGCGCGTCTCCGCCGAGCTCCAGTGCACCCCGGGCAAGGCCCCTCGGCTGCGGCTCGCCCAGGAGCGCTTCCTGCGCGCGGGCGCGACGGACTCCACGCCCCGCCTCTGGAGCATCCCCGTGTGCGTGCGCGCCGAGGGACGTGACGCGCGCGCCTGCACCCTGCTCACCACGGCCACGGGCGAGCTGGAGCTGCCGGGAAGCACCTGCCCCTCCTGGGTGCTGCTCAACAAGGGCGGCACGGGCTACTACCGCTCGGGCTACACGTCCGAGCAGATTTCCCGGCTGGGCGCCCTGCGTCCCGGGACGCTCACGCTCCAGGAACGGCTCCTCTTCCTCGCGGACGTGAAGGCGGGCGTGGACCGGGGCGATCTGCTCGCGGGAGAAGCATTCGGGCTCGTGCCCGCCACCGCCGCGGATCCCGACCGGCTCATCATCCAACGGGGCAGTCTCCTCGCCATGTATCCCGCCGAGCGGCTGCCCGAGGACGTCCGTCCGCTGTACCGGGCCTGGCTGCGAGCGCTCTACGGGGCCCGGGCCCGGGCGATGGGGTGGAAGCCCCGGCCCGGCGAGAGCGATGACGAGAAGGAGCTGCGCTCGCTCCTGCTCTATCGCGCGGCCATCCAGGGCGAGGACCCCGTCCTGAGCCAGGAGGCACGAGCCCTCACCCGGGCCTGGCTCAAGGACCGAGAGGCCCTGTCCCAGGAGACCGCGCAGCTGGCGCTTCAAGTGGCGGCGCGCGGAGGCGACAAGGCCCTCTTCGACACGCTCCTCGCCCAGGCGCGCGCGACCCAGGACCCCACCGAGCGCGGGGAATTGCTCGGCGCGCTGGGCAACTTCCGGGAGCCCGCGCTCGTGAAGCAAGCGCTCGCGCTGGTGGCGGGTGACACGTTCGACGCGCGCGACACCGTGGGCATCCTGCGCACCGCCCTCTTCAACCCCGAGGCGAAGACCCAGGCCTGGCGCTTCTACCGGGACAACTTCGACCTGCTCGCGGGCCGGATGCGCTCGGACGAGGCCAACGGCCTGCTCTTCCTGGTGGGCTTCCTCTGCGACGACACCACGCGCGCCGAGGCCGAGACCTTCCTCACGCCACGCATCTCCCGCATCGAGGGAGGCGCGCGCTCGCTCACCCGGGCCCTGGAATCCATCCGCCTGTGCGTCGAGTCCAACCGCCGTCAGCAGCCCAGCGTGGTCGAGTTCCTGAAGAACCGAGCCCAAGCGAAGTCCGCAGAACACTGA
- a CDS encoding ChaN family lipoprotein: protein MRADFPLLLLSLSLPLLGGCTASSTPGREVSPPPLSESGDATRPHPLVGKIWDTRAGRFVDAATLDEALAQARYVLLGEKHDNPEHHRLQAERVRALTASGRKPALAFEMIDAEQQSLLDETRARASGDPDAIARAVDWEHSGWPDWTLYRPLFAWGLEHDLPLVGANLPRALVRQLVKQGPEALPPETRARLGLDAPVPEDVAREMREEMRESHCGQLPESLLEPMAFAQRARDAQMADRLLSTATGAGGILITGAGHARTDRGVPASLVRREPGTRVASLAFVEVSPETPEPRSYALPYDYVWFTPAVEREDPCAPLRAAPEKAPGK, encoded by the coding sequence ATGCGCGCTGATTTCCCTCTCCTCCTGTTGTCCCTCTCGCTCCCGCTGCTCGGCGGCTGCACCGCGTCCTCCACACCCGGCCGGGAAGTATCACCCCCACCACTCTCCGAGTCCGGTGACGCCACGCGGCCCCATCCCCTCGTCGGGAAGATCTGGGACACGCGGGCGGGCCGTTTCGTGGACGCGGCCACCCTGGACGAAGCGCTCGCCCAGGCCCGCTACGTGCTGCTCGGGGAGAAGCACGACAACCCGGAGCACCACCGCCTCCAGGCCGAGCGCGTGCGCGCCCTCACCGCCTCCGGACGCAAGCCCGCGCTCGCCTTCGAGATGATCGACGCGGAGCAGCAATCCCTCCTCGATGAGACCCGCGCCCGGGCCTCCGGGGATCCCGACGCGATCGCGCGGGCGGTGGACTGGGAGCACAGCGGCTGGCCGGACTGGACCCTCTACCGTCCCCTCTTCGCCTGGGGCCTGGAGCACGACCTGCCCCTCGTGGGCGCCAACCTGCCCCGTGCCCTGGTGCGTCAACTCGTCAAGCAGGGCCCCGAGGCGCTGCCCCCCGAGACCCGCGCCCGGCTCGGACTGGACGCGCCCGTGCCGGAGGACGTCGCCCGGGAGATGCGCGAGGAGATGCGCGAGTCGCATTGCGGCCAGCTCCCCGAATCCCTGCTCGAGCCCATGGCCTTCGCCCAGCGGGCGCGGGACGCCCAGATGGCGGATCGGCTCTTGAGCACCGCGACGGGCGCGGGAGGCATCCTCATCACCGGCGCGGGCCATGCCCGTACGGATCGGGGCGTCCCCGCGTCCCTCGTCCGGCGCGAGCCCGGCACCCGGGTGGCGAGCCTCGCCTTCGTGGAGGTGTCTCCCGAGACCCCCGAGCCCCGGAGCTACGCCCTGCCCTATGACTATGTCTGGTTCACCCCGGCCGTGGAGCGCGAGGACCCCTGCGCGCCGCTACGGGCCGCGCCGGAAAAAGCCCCCGGAAAATAG
- a CDS encoding pyridoxal-phosphate-dependent aminotransferase family protein has product MSERDLLMIPGPVEFHPEVMRALGAKTASHVSPEFISVFGRALGRLREVCLAPSAQPFVVAGSGTLAMEMAVANLVEPGERALVVNTGYFSDRMATVLERYGAEVVQARCAPGEVPDTEQVERLLADGRFKVMTVTHVDTSTGVRAPAEALVRVAGRHGVLSVVDGVCATAGEVFHQDAWGADVYLTASQKALGVPPGLALLTVSARAMAAWRARRTPVRSLYADFGEWLPIHEAYEAGRAAYFATPPVNLVYALDVSLGHLLREGMEARFERHRRTANAFRAAWRALGLRMLPVSESVAAHTLSALYYPEGVDASFVGRVREQGVVLAGGLHPELKTRYFRVGHMNEVSPSDVLATVGAVERALAGAGYRREPGAAVAAAQAHLLEGAR; this is encoded by the coding sequence ATGAGCGAGCGTGACTTGCTGATGATTCCGGGTCCGGTGGAGTTCCACCCCGAGGTGATGCGAGCGCTGGGCGCGAAGACGGCCAGCCACGTGTCGCCCGAGTTCATCTCCGTGTTCGGCCGGGCGCTCGGGCGCTTGCGCGAGGTGTGCCTGGCGCCCTCGGCGCAGCCCTTCGTGGTGGCGGGCAGTGGGACGCTGGCCATGGAGATGGCGGTGGCCAACCTGGTGGAGCCGGGTGAGCGCGCGCTGGTGGTGAACACGGGCTATTTCAGCGACCGCATGGCCACGGTGCTCGAGCGCTACGGGGCCGAGGTGGTGCAGGCGCGGTGTGCGCCGGGCGAGGTGCCGGACACGGAGCAGGTGGAGCGGTTGCTCGCGGACGGGCGCTTCAAGGTGATGACCGTCACGCACGTGGACACGAGCACCGGGGTGCGCGCGCCGGCGGAGGCGCTGGTGCGGGTGGCGGGGCGGCACGGGGTGTTGTCGGTGGTGGACGGGGTGTGCGCCACCGCGGGCGAGGTGTTCCACCAGGACGCCTGGGGCGCGGACGTGTACCTGACGGCGAGCCAGAAGGCGCTCGGGGTGCCGCCGGGGCTGGCGCTGCTCACCGTGAGTGCTCGCGCCATGGCCGCGTGGCGCGCGCGCCGCACGCCGGTGCGCTCGTTGTACGCGGACTTCGGCGAGTGGCTGCCCATCCACGAGGCCTATGAAGCCGGGCGCGCTGCCTACTTCGCCACGCCACCCGTCAACCTAGTGTACGCGCTGGACGTGAGCCTCGGGCACCTGCTGCGCGAGGGCATGGAGGCGCGCTTCGAGCGGCACCGCCGCACGGCCAACGCCTTCCGGGCCGCGTGGCGCGCGCTCGGCCTGCGCATGCTGCCCGTCTCCGAGTCCGTGGCCGCCCACACGCTCAGTGCACTCTACTACCCGGAGGGCGTGGACGCCTCGTTCGTGGGCCGGGTGCGCGAGCAGGGCGTGGTGCTCGCCGGGGGCCTGCATCCGGAGCTCAAGACGCGCTACTTCCGCGTGGGCCATATGAATGAGGTGAGCCCCTCGGACGTGCTGGCCACGGTGGGCGCCGTGGAGCGGGCGCTCGCGGGAGCGGGGTATCGCCGGGAGCCGGGGGCCGCCGTGGCCGCCGCCCAGGCGCACCTGCTCGAGGGAGCACGGTAG
- a CDS encoding DUF4145 domain-containing protein — MAILREKWTATFTKDSAPSWPCPRCAEGTLATVKSSFSVLITADSREEEESNPGWEPNWRRGRFSGHLKCTRSECAELVIVCGDTRWVIGGADHHGYSSTPPRPCSVCQHLAPKRSKTNSSEFGRSTGPTPHPAPTVFELAWNCFSTTSKSSEPQRAKNKTKTVRLNLHHRIDILKQNNADLAQTLMAMKWVGNAGSHVGELTREDVLDGLELLEHTLIEVFDPREKELVRMRNQIIKRKGPRKRS; from the coding sequence ATGGCAATCCTTCGCGAGAAGTGGACTGCAACATTCACCAAAGACAGCGCGCCGTCATGGCCTTGCCCCCGGTGCGCAGAGGGGACCCTCGCGACCGTAAAGAGTTCATTCTCAGTGTTAATTACCGCAGACTCAAGAGAGGAAGAAGAAAGCAACCCGGGATGGGAGCCGAATTGGCGGCGGGGTCGCTTTTCCGGGCACCTGAAATGTACGCGCAGTGAATGCGCCGAGCTTGTCATCGTATGTGGCGACACACGTTGGGTAATCGGAGGCGCAGACCACCACGGATATTCTTCCACCCCGCCCCGCCCCTGTTCCGTGTGCCAACATCTTGCACCGAAAAGATCCAAGACGAACTCAAGCGAGTTTGGGCGCTCTACTGGTCCGACACCGCATCCTGCGCCAACCGTGTTCGAACTTGCGTGGAACTGCTTCTCAACCACCTCAAAATCAAGCGAACCTCAAAGGGCAAAAAATAAAACAAAAACAGTACGCCTAAATCTTCATCACCGCATCGACATCCTAAAACAAAATAACGCTGATTTGGCTCAGACTCTCATGGCCATGAAATGGGTCGGAAACGCAGGGAGCCACGTGGGGGAACTGACCAGGGAAGACGTGCTGGACGGACTTGAGCTCCTAGAACACACGCTTATTGAGGTCTTCGATCCGCGGGAAAAGGAGCTAGTGCGAATGAGAAATCAAATCATCAAGAGGAAGGGACCTCGAAAACGGTCGTAG
- a CDS encoding zinc metalloprotease has protein sequence MSRSFVSKSGRFAMVVGALVSLGGCAQQAPENKEPVEPPQETEASADARGCATRRMSVEEQARVDEEIAGRRFELRAAGSVNIPVYFHVINKGTGVSNGDITSAMISSQLSVLNAAYKNTPFYFTLAATDRTTNSTWFTAQPGSSAERAMKTALHKGGKSTLNFYTNGMGGGLLGWATFPSDYTANPLMDGVVVLHSSLPGGSAAPFNLGDTGTHEVGHWVGLYHTFQGGCASPGDSVSDTPAEASPASGCPSGRDTCSTAGLDPITNFMDYSDDACMNSFTAGQIARMDAAGR, from the coding sequence ATGTCGCGGAGCTTCGTGTCGAAGAGTGGCCGTTTCGCCATGGTGGTCGGTGCGCTGGTGTCCCTGGGGGGCTGCGCGCAGCAGGCCCCGGAGAACAAGGAGCCGGTGGAGCCGCCTCAGGAGACGGAGGCCTCCGCGGACGCTCGCGGTTGCGCGACGCGCCGGATGAGCGTCGAGGAGCAGGCGCGGGTGGATGAGGAGATCGCCGGCCGCCGCTTCGAGCTGCGCGCCGCGGGCTCGGTCAACATCCCCGTCTACTTCCACGTCATCAACAAGGGCACGGGCGTCTCCAACGGTGACATCACCTCGGCGATGATCTCCAGCCAGCTCAGCGTGCTCAACGCGGCGTACAAGAACACGCCGTTCTACTTCACGCTGGCCGCCACGGACCGCACCACCAACTCCACCTGGTTCACCGCGCAGCCGGGCTCGTCCGCCGAGAGGGCGATGAAGACGGCGCTGCACAAGGGCGGCAAGAGCACGCTCAACTTCTACACCAACGGCATGGGTGGCGGCCTGCTGGGCTGGGCGACCTTCCCCTCGGACTACACGGCGAACCCGCTGATGGACGGCGTGGTGGTGCTCCACAGCTCGCTGCCCGGCGGCTCCGCGGCGCCCTTCAACCTGGGCGACACGGGCACCCACGAGGTCGGCCACTGGGTCGGCCTGTACCACACCTTCCAGGGCGGCTGTGCCAGCCCGGGTGACAGCGTGAGCGACACGCCGGCCGAGGCCTCGCCCGCTTCTGGCTGTCCCTCGGGCCGGGACACCTGCTCCACCGCGGGTCTGGATCCCATCACCAACTTCATGGACTACAGCGACGACGCCTGCATGAACTCGTTCACCGCCGGGCAGATCGCCCGCATGGACGCCGCCGGCCGCTAG